From Brassica oleracea var. oleracea cultivar TO1000 chromosome C3, BOL, whole genome shotgun sequence, a single genomic window includes:
- the LOC106329992 gene encoding ruBisCO large subunit-binding protein subunit alpha, chloroplastic-like, which produces MVSTIMILVFFQSSRAALQAGIDKLADAVGLTLGPRGRNVVLDEFGSPKVVNDGVTIARAIELPDAMENAGAALIREVASKTNDSAGDGTTTASVLAREIIKHGLLSVTSGANPVSLKRGIDKTVQALIEELEKKARPVKGGSDIKAVATISAGNDELVGTMIADAIDKVGPDGVLSIESSSSFETTVEVEEGMEIDRGYISPQFVTNPEKLLVEFENARVLITDQKITAIKDIIPILEKTTQLRAPLLIIAEDVTGEALATLVVNKLRGVLNVVAVKAPGFGERRKAMLQDIAILTGAEYQALDMGLLVENTTIDQLGIARKVTISKDSTTLIADAASKDELQARISQLKKELFETDSVYDSEKLAERIAKLSGGVAVIKVGAATETELEDRKLRIEDAKNATFAAIEEGIVPGGGATLVHLSTVIPAIKEKLEDADERLGADIVQKALVAPAALIAQNAGIEGEVVVEKIMFSEWEIGYNAMTDTYENLLEAGVIDPAKVTRCALQNAASVAGMVLTTQAIVVDKPKPKAPAAAPPQGLMV; this is translated from the exons ATGGTATCCACCATTATGATTTTGGTTTTCTTTCAGAGCTCAAGAGCTGCTCTTCAAGCTGGTATCGACAAGCTTGCTGATGCTGTTGGTCTCACTCTTGGCCCTAGAG GGAGAAATGTTGTGTTGGATGAATTTGGAAGCCCCAAGGTTGTGAATGATGGAGTCACCATTGCTAGGGCTATTGAGTTACCTGATGCTATGGAGAATGCTGGTGCAGCGCTTATCCGTGAG GTTGCTAGTAAGACTAATGACTCAGCTGGTGATGGGACAACAACTGCATCTGTCCTTGCTAGGGAAATAATCAAACACGGATTATTGAGTGTCACTTCTGGTGCCAATCCTGTGTCCCTCAAGAGGGGAATCGACAAGACTGTTCAAGCTTTGATCGAAGAGCTTGAGAAGAAAGCTAGACCTGTCAAAGGTGGTAGTGACATCAAAG CCGTGGCTACAATCTCTGCTGGAAATGATGAGCTTGTGGGAACAATGATTGCTGATGCCATTGACAAAGTTGGACCTGATGGTGTTTTGTCCATTGAATCTTCTTCCTCTTTTGAGACTACGGTCGAAGTTGAAGAAGGAATGGAGATTGACAGAGGTTACATCTCACCTCAGTTTGTGACAAACCCTGAGAAACTACTAGTTGAGTTTGAGAATGCGCGGGTGTTGATCACTGATCAGAAGATCACTGCAATCAAAGACATCATCCCCATCTTGGAAAAGACCACTCAGCTTCGAGCTCCATTGCTGATTATTGCAGAGGATGTTACAGGTGAGGCCTTAGCAACCCTTGTCGTGAACAAACTCCGTGGTGTCCTCAATGTTGTCGCCGTGAAGGCTCCTGGATTTGGAGAAAGAAGAAAGGCTATGCTTCAGGATATCGCTATCTTGACAG GAGCTGAGTACCAAGCCCTTGACATGGGCTTGCTGGTCGAGAACACAACAATAGATCAGTTGGGTATTGCTCGTAAAGTCACCATAAGCAAAGATTCGACTACACTTATCGCAGATGCAGCTTCCAAGGACGAGTTACAAGCTCGTATCTCTCAGCTCAAGAAAGAACTATTCGAGACTGATTCTGTCTACGACTCAGAGAAGCTCGCTGAGAGAATAGCTAAACTCTCTGGTGGTGTTGCTGTCATCAAAGTGGGAGCAGCGACTGAAACTGAGCTCGAGGACCGTAAGCTTCGTATTGAGGACGCAAAGAACGCTACATTTGCTGCTATCGAAGAAGGTATAGTTCCTGGTGGTGGCGCAACTTTGGTGCATCTCTCCACTGTGATTCCTGCCATTAAAGAGAAGCTGGAGGATGCTGATGAACGTTTGGGAGCTGACATAGTGCAGAAG GCTTTGGTGGCACCAGCTGCGCTTATTGCGCAGAACGCTGGAATCGAAGGAGAAGTG GTAGTGGAGAAGATTATGTTCAGTGAATGGGAGATAGGGTACAACGCCATGACTGATACCTATGAGAATCTGTTGGAAGCTGGAGTGATTGATCCAGCTAAAGTCACGAGATGTGCGCTTCAGAACGCTGCATCGGTTGCAGGGATGGTACTGACCACTCAGGCCATTGTTGTTGACAAACCCAAACCTAAGGCTCCTGCTGCTGCTCCTCCTCAGGGTCTCATGGTCTAA